One region of Candidatus Bathyarchaeota archaeon genomic DNA includes:
- a CDS encoding acyl-CoA dehydratase activase, with amino-acid sequence MITVGMDLGTQRVKAIVLKDGAVAGMGQAFSGFDPAKAAEQAVQDALNTANLKQTDVAYFLATGSAMDMAPYANSTVSMMGADAKAGVYLCPTTRTVIDVGAEEARAVRCDEKGIMLDFVVNERCAAGAGAFIEAMARALEVNLEEMGPLSLKAERASPINASCVIFGESDVVSLIHRQESKPEIARAVFDAMADRISSMIHRLGINPEVALVGGVAKDEGFVASLNRKLGLNVVVPKNPDYAGALGAALIAVTRAKEGSK; translated from the coding sequence GTGATTACAGTCGGAATGGATCTCGGTACACAAAGAGTAAAAGCAATTGTCTTAAAAGACGGCGCAGTCGCCGGCATGGGGCAAGCGTTTTCAGGCTTTGACCCCGCTAAAGCCGCTGAACAAGCCGTCCAAGACGCCCTAAACACCGCCAACCTCAAACAAACAGATGTAGCCTACTTTTTAGCAACAGGCTCCGCCATGGACATGGCGCCCTACGCGAACAGCACCGTAAGCATGATGGGAGCCGACGCCAAAGCAGGCGTCTACCTCTGCCCAACCACACGCACAGTAATCGACGTCGGCGCAGAAGAAGCCCGAGCAGTAAGATGCGACGAGAAAGGCATCATGCTTGACTTCGTCGTCAACGAACGCTGCGCCGCTGGAGCTGGAGCATTCATTGAAGCCATGGCACGCGCATTAGAAGTTAACCTCGAAGAGATGGGTCCGCTCTCGCTAAAAGCCGAACGCGCAAGCCCAATTAACGCGTCATGCGTCATCTTCGGCGAATCTGACGTGGTTTCCCTGATTCACCGTCAAGAATCTAAACCTGAAATCGCCCGAGCCGTCTTTGACGCCATGGCTGACCGCATTTCTTCAATGATTCACCGCCTCGGCATTAACCCCGAAGTTGCATTGGTGGGCGGCGTCGCAAAAGATGAAGGCTTTGTCGCTTCACTTAACCGCAAACTGGGCCTAAACGTCGTGGTTCCCAAAAACCCTGATTATGCAGGAGCGTTAGGTGCCGCATTAATCGCTGTAACCCGCGCCAAGGAGGGGTCTAAGTGA
- a CDS encoding 4Fe-4S dicluster domain-containing protein produces the protein MITHYGYIDGSGEYFIVVDSDKCVGCGKCVTECPQTAFELITEFIDLEDKTVAAIKEDQRKKIKYTCDACRPETNKTPCVLACPEKAIKCIWTAH, from the coding sequence GTGATTACGCATTACGGGTATATTGATGGTTCAGGCGAATATTTCATCGTTGTTGACTCCGACAAATGCGTGGGCTGCGGCAAATGCGTCACCGAGTGCCCTCAAACCGCTTTTGAGTTGATAACCGAATTCATTGATCTTGAAGATAAAACGGTTGCAGCCATAAAAGAGGACCAACGCAAAAAAATCAAATACACATGCGACGCCTGCCGACCCGAAACCAACAAAACCCCATGCGTACTGGCATGCCCCGAAAAAGCCATAAAATGCATTTGGACTGCCCACTAA
- a CDS encoding acyl-CoA dehydratase activase yields MKEPSTVKGLDFWRWQEYHRILPKKWSKNDIITAGVDVGSVGSKAAIMINGEAYSWGITRTGSNSPESAKKALDYALEGTGLTVNDLKYIVGTGYGRVNVPMANKAITEIACHAKGANYIWGPSVHTVLDVGGQDIKAIRIDENGKVVSFLMNDKCAAGTGRGMEVFADLLQIPIEDIGGISLKVDKEPDPVSCTCVAFAKTEAMGLLRKGWSKEKVLAAYTRAMAVRMANLINRVGLERELVVTGGQSKNIGIVSRIEVILGVKTLPMPRWQEDGGLDPMVAGAFGAALFAKALYEKAQKG; encoded by the coding sequence GTGAAAGAACCCAGCACCGTAAAAGGCTTAGACTTCTGGCGATGGCAAGAATACCACCGCATTCTGCCCAAGAAATGGAGCAAAAACGACATAATCACCGCAGGCGTCGACGTAGGCTCCGTCGGCTCTAAAGCAGCTATTATGATTAATGGGGAAGCTTACAGTTGGGGCATCACCCGCACAGGCAGCAACAGCCCCGAATCCGCAAAAAAAGCCCTAGACTACGCACTCGAAGGCACCGGACTCACCGTAAACGATCTCAAATACATCGTCGGCACAGGCTATGGACGCGTGAACGTGCCAATGGCAAACAAAGCCATAACCGAAATCGCCTGCCACGCAAAAGGCGCCAACTACATCTGGGGCCCATCAGTGCATACAGTGCTCGACGTCGGCGGACAAGACATCAAAGCCATCCGCATTGACGAAAACGGCAAAGTTGTCTCATTTCTCATGAACGACAAATGCGCGGCTGGCACCGGTCGAGGCATGGAAGTTTTCGCTGACCTGCTACAAATCCCCATTGAAGACATAGGCGGCATCTCGCTTAAAGTAGACAAGGAACCCGACCCTGTAAGTTGCACCTGCGTTGCCTTCGCTAAAACCGAAGCTATGGGGCTGCTGCGCAAGGGCTGGTCTAAAGAGAAAGTGCTTGCCGCCTACACACGCGCGATGGCGGTGCGTATGGCTAACCTCATAAACCGCGTCGGATTAGAACGCGAACTCGTCGTTACTGGCGGGCAATCCAAAAACATCGGCATAGTTAGCCGTATTGAAGTGATTTTGGGTGTGAAGACGCTTCCGATGCCTCGATGGCAAGAAGATGGCGGCTTAGATCCCATGGTGGCGGGCGCGTTTGGGGCAGCGTTGTTTGCCAAGGCGCTCTATGAGAAGGCACAGAAGGGCTAG